The Pontibacter deserti region TCTTAAAATTGCTGTATGGGCAAATGGCAAGCGAACTGATTATCCGATTGAGATCACAAAAGCTAACCAAACCTATACTTTCCCGGTAGCAACTCAGCCACAGCTTGTTTTATTCGATAGTGAGCAGCAGTTACTTGGGGTTGTAGAGCATGAAAAGTCTCCTGAAGAATTACGGTACCAGTTTTACAACAGTAAACAGGTAATGCCTAAAACTGAAGCACTGACTTTACTGGCTAAAAATGCAGGTGCTGAGCTAAAGTTGTTTCAGGATGCCTTAAAAGATGATTTCTGGTTTATCAGAAGTATGGCTTTAAACTCATTAACAGATATTAAACCAGACGCAAGTCAGGCTATGGTAGCTAAAGTAGAACAGATAGCTAAACAAGATAAAAAAGGATCTGTCAGGGCTGATGCTATACTTTTACTATCAGGATGGGGTGCAGACAAGTATAAAAACATTTACGAAGCAGCTTTAAAGGATAGTTCATACCAAGTGGCAGCAGCAGGTATAATTGCCTATGCCGGTACAGGTGCAGAAGATGCAAAACAAAAGCTCTCTAAATTTGAAAAAGAGCAAAATGAAGATATTGCCGTGGCTTTGTCTTCTTTCTATGCACTTCAGGGAGGACCGGAGAAGTATAACTGGTTTGTTGAAAAGATCAGGAATAGTAAAAGCAGCGGAAAATATTATATGCTGCAGAGCTTTGGTGCTTATCTGGCAAGCAACTCCAGTACAAACACACCGGAAACTATAGAAATGTTGGCAGACATAGCACAAAATAATAACCTGTATTATGTGCGTATGGCAGCCTTCCAGGCCCTGATGGTGATGTCGGATAAGCCGGAAGTAAAAGAAAGGTTAGAAAAAATTAAAGCGCAGGAAAAAGATAAACGCCTGATAGAGATGTATAAACAGTCGCTGTAATTCAATAGCATTAAAATTTTTGAATAATTTTTGAACGAATATTTGACTGTAATAAAAAAGCGCTTAATTTTGCATCTCCTTAGAACGAAAGGCGCGCACGTAGCGATAAAACGAACTAAGGAAAGCTGATTGAAATTAGCGTTTGGGGAGATTCCAGAGCGGCCAAATGGGACGGACTGTAACTCCGTTGTTGTAATGACTTCGCAGGTTCGAATCCTGCTCTCCCCACCAAATTGAATGATTGAGTAAATGAATGGTAGTGATTTTATTTGCTCGTTCACTTATTCAATCATTTAAAGTTTAAAAGCGGGAGTAGCTCAGTTGGTAGAGCGATAGCCTTCCAAGCTATAGGCCGCGAGTTCGACCCTCGTCTCCCGCTCAATAGAACAGATTTTAAATCTTATTGGTTTTGCAGGAAGGAATTTCATGTATATGGATTTCCTTTTTAGTATAAACAAAGATTTAGAAAAGTTTGAAAGCCGACGTAGCTCAGGGGTAGAGTACTTCCTTGGTAAGGAAGGGGTCGTGGGTTCAATTCCCATCGTTGGCTCTAAGTCTGTTCGTGTAAAGAGCACAACTTAAACTTAAACGTTTTAACCTTAATTTTATATCATACAATGGCTAAAGAAACATTTGACCGCTCCAAACCGCACGTAAACATCGGTACAATCGGTCACGTTGACCACGGCAAGACAACTTTGACTGCTGCCATTACTACAGTATTGGCTAAAAAAGGTCTGGCTGCACTACGCGACTTCTCTTCAATCGATAACGCTCCTGAAGAAAAAGAAAGAGGTATTACTATCAATACTTCACACGTAGAATACGCTACTGAAAACCGTCACTATGCACACGTTGACTGCCCAGGTCACGCTGACTACGTGAAGAACATGGTTACTGGTGCTGCTCAGATGGACGGTGCTATCCTTGTGGTTGCTGCAACTGACGGTCCAATGCCACAAACTCGTGAGCACATCCTTCTTGCTCGTCAGGTAGGTGTTCCTCAGCTTGTAGTGTTCATGAACAAAGTTGACATGGTTGACGATCCAGAGCTTCTTGAGCTTGTTGAGATGGAAATCCGTGAGCTTCTTTCTTTCTATGATTTCGATGGCGATAACATTCCAGTAATTCAGGGTTCAGCTCTTGGTGGCTTGAACGGTGATGAGAAATGGGTGAAAACTATCGAAGAGTTAATGGATGCAGTTGATAGCTGGATTCCAATCCCTGCTCGTCTTGTTGACCTTCCTTTCCTGATGCCAGTTGAGGACGTATTCTCAATCACTGGTCGTGGTACTGTTGCTACAGGTCGTATCGAGCGTGGTGTGATCAACTCTGGTGAGCAGGTTGAGATCTTGGGTATGGGTGCTGAGAACTTGAAGTCAGTAGTTACTGGTGTTGAAATGTTCCGTAAGATCCTTGACAGAGGTGAAGCTGGTGACAACGTAGGTCTACTTCTTCGTGGTATTGAGAAAACTGATATCCGTCGTGGTATGGTTATCTGTAAGCCAGGTTCTGTTAAGCCTCACATGGAATTCAAAGCTGAGGTTTACGTTCTTTCTAAAGAAGAAGGTGGACGTCACACTCCATTCTTTAACAAGTACCGTCCACAGTTCTACTTCAGAACTACAGACGTTACTGGTGAGATCATCCTTCCAGAAGGTGTAGAAATGGTTATGCCTGGTGATAACATCACTATCACTGTGAAGCTGATCAACAAAGTAGCAATGGAAAAAGGTCTTCGTTTCGCTATCCGTGAGGGTGGTAGAACTGTAGGTGCCGGTCAGGTAACTGAGATCTTAGACTAATTATACTTGAAGCAGCCCGTTCTTAATAATAAAGTTAGGAACGGGTTTGTTTTTCAAAAACAATTAAATAAATTTGCACTCCATTTCAATAATGAAGTGCATTTTTTTACGGGTGTAGCTCAATTGGTAGAGTAGTGGTCTCCAAAACCATTGGCTGGGAGTTCGAGTCTCTCCACCCGTGCAATTTTAATACTCAGGCATTTAAGACGATGAGCAACATTAAGAACTACTTTAACGGAACGGTAGAAGAAAT contains the following coding sequences:
- the tuf gene encoding elongation factor Tu — protein: MAKETFDRSKPHVNIGTIGHVDHGKTTLTAAITTVLAKKGLAALRDFSSIDNAPEEKERGITINTSHVEYATENRHYAHVDCPGHADYVKNMVTGAAQMDGAILVVAATDGPMPQTREHILLARQVGVPQLVVFMNKVDMVDDPELLELVEMEIRELLSFYDFDGDNIPVIQGSALGGLNGDEKWVKTIEELMDAVDSWIPIPARLVDLPFLMPVEDVFSITGRGTVATGRIERGVINSGEQVEILGMGAENLKSVVTGVEMFRKILDRGEAGDNVGLLLRGIEKTDIRRGMVICKPGSVKPHMEFKAEVYVLSKEEGGRHTPFFNKYRPQFYFRTTDVTGEIILPEGVEMVMPGDNITITVKLINKVAMEKGLRFAIREGGRTVGAGQVTEILD